The following coding sequences are from one Arachis hypogaea cultivar Tifrunner chromosome 7, arahy.Tifrunner.gnm2.J5K5, whole genome shotgun sequence window:
- the LOC140174443 gene encoding uncharacterized protein, giving the protein MMWDIKWYQYIKTIVPTHCHFRSNKDSKTAAQIFNTSHEVLIQEASQWLKDTSESCSVVAALVAGVSFATASNVPGGYDNGQAPLEGQPAFEVFAMASLVGLCFSVTGLIMFLSILTSRKVANDFQRSLPLKLLAGLSSLFVSIITMFVSFCSGHFFLVNHKYKSILFPLYAATSISVAFYAFAQFPLYLDLLRAILTTIPTTSDVGEIL; this is encoded by the exons ATGATGTGGGATATCAAGTGGTATCAG TATATAAAGACAATTGTGCCAACGCATTGCCACTTCAGAAGCAACAAGGATTCAAAAACGGCAGCTCAAATCTTCAATACATCACACGAGGTGCTCATCCAAGAGGCTAGTCAGTGGCTGAAGGATACATCGGAATCTTGCTCTGTGGTGGCAGCTCTGGTGGCCGGTGTTTCCTTTGCCACAGCTAGTAATGTCCCCGGAGGCTATGACAACGGCCAGGCACCACTAGAGGGACAACCGGCGTTCGAGGTATTCGCCATGGCTTCTCTGGTTGGACTGTGTTTCTCCGTCACTGGACTCATAATGTTCCTTTCCATCCTGACCTCAAGAAAGGTGGCGAATGATTTTCAAAGGAGTTTGCCACTGAAACTCCTTGCAGGGCTGAGTTCTCTGTTTGTTTCCATCATAACCATGTTTGTGTCCTTCTGCTCTGGCCATTTCTTTCTTGTTAACCATAAATACAAGTCAATCCTGTTCCCTTTATACGCTGCCACTTCCATATCCGTCGCTTTCTATGCCTTCGCTCAGTTTCCACTCTACCTTGATCTTCTCAGAGCTATTCTCACTACAATTCCAACTACAAGTGATGTAGGTGAAATTCTGTGA